One Ahaetulla prasina isolate Xishuangbanna chromosome 17, ASM2864084v1, whole genome shotgun sequence genomic window carries:
- the GNG3 gene encoding guanine nucleotide-binding protein G(I)/G(S)/G(O) subunit gamma-3 — translation MDFLLSDVLSRFLMKGETPVNSTMSIGQARKMVEQLKIEASMCRIKVSKAAADLMTYCDAHACEDPLISPVPTSENPFREKKFFCALL, via the exons ATGGACTTTCTCCTCTCTGATGTCCTCAGCAGGTTCCTCATGAAGGGCGAAACCCCCGTCAACAGCACGATGAGCATCGGCCAAGCTCGCAAAATGGTGGAACAGCTGAAGATCGAGGCCAGCATGTGTAGAATAAAG GTGTCGAAAGCGGCCGCCGATTTGATGACCTACTGCGATGCCCACGCCTGCGAGGACCCCCTCATTAGCCCTGTGCCCACTTCGGAAAACCCCTTCCGGGAAAAGAAATTCTTCTGCGCCCTGCTTTGA